One part of the Phycisphaeraceae bacterium genome encodes these proteins:
- the accD gene encoding acetyl-CoA carboxylase, carboxyltransferase subunit beta has protein sequence MTQATTRTWTELKPAKKSVIPEGLWLRCPGCGQMIYRKQMEANLHVCPECGHHYRIGAAERIKQLADPGSFEAMFTNISPVDPMRFKDLKTYPDRLMSEQLRTGSLDAVKAGTAFIKGRAAMLCCLDLTFMMGSMGSVVGETITRTIESATERDLPLIIVSCSGGARMQESGLSLMQMAKTSAALARHGDANGLFVSVLTDPTTGGVTASFAMLGDVILAEPKALIGFAGPRVIQQTIKQELPEGFQRSEYLLRTGMVDRVVPRGELRSELARIIDYSGK, from the coding sequence ATGACCCAGGCGACAACGCGGACGTGGACCGAGCTGAAGCCGGCCAAGAAGTCCGTCATTCCCGAAGGGCTGTGGCTGCGCTGTCCCGGCTGCGGCCAGATGATCTACCGGAAGCAGATGGAGGCGAACCTCCACGTCTGCCCCGAGTGCGGCCACCACTACCGGATAGGGGCCGCTGAGCGGATCAAGCAACTGGCCGATCCCGGCTCGTTCGAGGCGATGTTCACGAACATCTCCCCGGTGGACCCGATGCGCTTCAAGGACCTGAAGACCTACCCCGACAGGTTGATGAGCGAGCAGCTCCGGACCGGGTCGCTGGACGCGGTCAAGGCGGGGACGGCGTTCATCAAGGGCCGGGCCGCGATGCTCTGCTGCCTGGACCTGACGTTCATGATGGGGTCGATGGGGAGTGTCGTCGGGGAGACCATCACCCGGACCATCGAGTCGGCCACCGAGCGGGACCTGCCGCTGATTATCGTGTCGTGCTCGGGCGGGGCGAGGATGCAGGAGTCCGGGCTGTCGCTCATGCAGATGGCCAAGACGTCGGCCGCGCTGGCACGGCACGGCGACGCCAACGGGCTCTTTGTCAGCGTGCTGACGGACCCGACCACGGGCGGTGTCACCGCGTCGTTCGCGATGCTCGGCGATGTCATCCTGGCCGAGCCGAAGGCCCTGATCGGCTTCGCCGGACCGCGGGTCATCCAGCAGACGATCAAGCAGGAACTTCCCGAGGGGTTCCAGCGGTCCGAGTACCTGCTCAGGACGGGGATGGTCGATCGCGTCGTGCCGCGCGGCGAACTGCGGAGCGAACTGGCGCGGATCATCGACTACTCCGGCAAGTAG
- a CDS encoding prolyl oligopeptidase family serine peptidase encodes MIDRFARFPADLARRARHAHLAGHIPALLAHPDWSTPAPTVIWLHGRTVNKELDPGRYLRWIRAGIAACAIDLPGHGERADPDQQQPDHTLDVLGQTVAEIDAVIEALADPSHAGVFDLDRLAIGGMSMGGMATLRRLCEPHPFACAAVECTTGDLHSLYFGPRADGETPWPVRHDPARVEQVDPMAHIDDSPGWSPIPLLALHSEADRVVPFNSQRRFISALADRYRRIGADPSVIRLVSWPQTGAPEEHSGFGRVANEAKNVQTEFLVEHLRPAPRAEEARPNPAAERP; translated from the coding sequence ATGATCGACCGATTCGCCCGATTCCCGGCCGACCTCGCCCGCCGCGCCCGGCACGCGCACCTCGCCGGCCACATCCCGGCGCTGCTTGCGCACCCTGATTGGAGCACCCCTGCTCCGACAGTCATCTGGCTCCACGGCAGGACGGTCAACAAGGAACTCGACCCCGGCCGGTACCTGCGCTGGATCCGCGCCGGCATCGCCGCCTGCGCGATCGATCTCCCGGGCCATGGGGAGCGAGCCGACCCCGACCAGCAGCAACCCGATCACACCCTGGATGTTCTTGGGCAGACCGTTGCCGAGATCGATGCGGTCATCGAGGCCCTCGCCGACCCCTCCCACGCCGGGGTCTTCGACCTTGATCGCCTGGCGATCGGTGGCATGTCCATGGGCGGCATGGCCACACTGCGGCGGCTCTGCGAGCCCCACCCGTTTGCCTGCGCCGCCGTCGAGTGCACCACGGGCGACCTGCACTCCCTGTACTTTGGGCCCCGCGCCGATGGCGAGACACCATGGCCGGTCCGCCACGACCCGGCGCGCGTCGAGCAGGTCGACCCGATGGCCCACATCGATGACTCACCCGGGTGGTCTCCTATTCCCCTCCTGGCCTTGCATTCTGAGGCCGACAGGGTCGTCCCCTTCAACTCGCAGCGGCGTTTCATCAGCGCGCTCGCCGATCGCTACCGCCGCATCGGCGCCGATCCATCCGTGATCCGACTCGTCTCGTGGCCTCAAACCGGGGCACCGGAAGAGCACTCCGGGTTCGGCCGTGTTGCGAACGAAGCCAAGAACGTCCAGACCGAGTTCCTTGTTGAGCACCTCCGGCCCGCCCCGCGCGCTGAGGAAGCCCGCCCGAACCCCGCTGCCGAGAGACCCTGA
- the rpe gene encoding ribulose-phosphate 3-epimerase, whose translation MRNLFTDVLPDRLPLIAPSILSANFAHMGADCRGVLDGGADLLHLDVMDGHFVGNLTMGPDMCRSLRREFPDAFLDVHLMVSQPDRFVEPFARAGANNLTFHIEAVGAQGVASLVRRIHDAGCTAGLALNPPTPVSDILGVLAEPDLILVMSVNPGYSGQAFISETLDKATQIRPRLRTTQRLEMDGGIRPENAAEVRGAGCDVMVAASAVFGVPAGDRPRIIRALRGE comes from the coding sequence ATGCGGAACCTGTTCACGGACGTCCTGCCGGATCGACTGCCGCTTATTGCTCCGTCGATCCTCTCCGCGAACTTTGCGCACATGGGGGCTGACTGCCGCGGCGTGCTTGATGGCGGCGCCGACCTGCTGCACCTGGACGTCATGGACGGCCATTTCGTGGGGAACCTGACGATGGGGCCGGACATGTGCCGGTCGCTGAGGCGGGAGTTTCCAGACGCGTTCCTTGATGTTCACCTGATGGTGTCGCAGCCGGATCGGTTCGTGGAGCCGTTTGCCAGGGCGGGGGCCAACAACCTCACGTTTCACATCGAGGCGGTGGGGGCCCAGGGGGTGGCGAGCCTGGTTCGGCGGATCCACGACGCGGGGTGCACCGCCGGGTTGGCGCTGAACCCGCCGACACCGGTCTCCGACATCCTGGGCGTGCTCGCGGAGCCGGACCTCATCCTCGTGATGTCGGTCAACCCCGGATACAGCGGTCAGGCGTTTATCTCCGAGACGCTGGACAAGGCGACTCAGATTCGTCCGCGGCTCCGAACGACCCAGCGGCTGGAAATGGACGGCGGCATTCGGCCGGAGAACGCCGCCGAGGTCCGGGGGGCCGGGTGTGACGTGATGGTGGCGGCTTCGGCGGTGTTTGGCGTGCCGGCGGGCGATCGACCACGGATCATCCGGGCGCTCCGGGGAGAGTAA
- a CDS encoding TlpA family protein disulfide reductase gives MPRYTRTRRVVVAALLLAAAVPSLAAPPTDEQITIAIEQFQRASSELAGSSPDGQISPKQRKELADKAMAQIDLAQISTEQLESLQAADLMGLSSRRPEFLARLKELSQSPDASGAAAASMRLHFLRGLPRQEQLEMLRAALTHPGLADAYRAGRAEETLIAMRGIPKSVLDDLRDVVLGLGPVFTGETAPEIVARTRALLDAALALSPEDAAAREPLRSSLSAAIAAAQPRVPAEDKSLANSLDNLRTYVDGAYAKGELIGHPAPDLDITWCSSDPPITSLSQFKGSVLVLEFWANADRHSIESFADIRSLLDHYQGSPVVVLGVTGVQGFFATGETDADGKAVRIDTSGNPSREFELMPSFMKARGVTWPVVAASQGVFNSDYGVSAVPHLVIIDPKGIVRHRAVHPNSKITPLAEKTAMIDTLLIEAGLPAPPPPASPPSESQPAAGPDQPSP, from the coding sequence ATGCCCCGATACACCAGGACCCGTCGTGTCGTTGTCGCCGCCCTGCTGCTCGCGGCCGCCGTGCCGTCCCTCGCAGCGCCCCCGACCGATGAGCAGATCACCATCGCCATCGAGCAGTTCCAGCGGGCCTCGTCCGAACTGGCCGGCTCATCGCCCGATGGGCAGATCTCACCCAAGCAGCGGAAGGAGCTGGCGGACAAGGCGATGGCGCAGATCGACCTCGCCCAGATTTCGACCGAGCAACTCGAAAGCCTCCAGGCCGCCGATCTCATGGGGCTCTCATCCCGCCGGCCCGAGTTTCTCGCCCGCCTCAAGGAACTCTCCCAATCTCCGGACGCCTCCGGCGCCGCGGCGGCCTCCATGCGCCTCCATTTCCTCCGGGGGCTGCCGCGCCAGGAACAACTCGAGATGCTCCGCGCCGCCCTCACCCACCCGGGCCTTGCCGACGCCTACAGGGCCGGTCGCGCCGAGGAGACCCTGATCGCGATGCGCGGCATCCCGAAGTCCGTCCTCGATGATCTTCGCGATGTCGTCCTCGGCCTCGGCCCCGTGTTCACCGGCGAGACCGCCCCTGAAATCGTCGCCCGCACTCGGGCCCTGCTCGACGCCGCCCTGGCACTCTCGCCCGAGGACGCGGCCGCCCGCGAGCCCCTGCGATCGAGCCTGAGCGCCGCCATCGCTGCCGCGCAACCCCGGGTGCCCGCCGAGGACAAGTCCCTTGCGAACTCCCTCGACAACCTCCGGACCTATGTCGACGGCGCCTACGCCAAGGGGGAGCTCATCGGCCACCCCGCGCCAGACCTTGACATCACCTGGTGCAGCTCCGATCCACCGATCACCTCCCTCTCGCAGTTCAAGGGGAGCGTCCTCGTGCTGGAGTTCTGGGCCAACGCCGACCGCCACTCCATCGAGAGTTTCGCCGACATCCGATCGCTCCTCGACCACTACCAGGGCTCCCCGGTGGTCGTGCTCGGGGTCACCGGAGTTCAGGGCTTCTTCGCAACAGGCGAGACCGACGCGGACGGCAAGGCGGTGCGGATCGACACCTCCGGCAACCCCAGCCGCGAGTTTGAACTCATGCCGTCATTCATGAAGGCAAGGGGGGTCACCTGGCCGGTGGTCGCCGCGAGCCAGGGCGTCTTCAACTCCGACTACGGCGTCAGCGCGGTCCCGCACCTAGTCATCATCGACCCCAAGGGGATCGTGCGCCACCGTGCCGTTCACCCCAACTCGAAGATCACGCCCCTCGCCGAGAAAACCGCCATGATCGACACCCTGCTGATCGAAGCCGGTCTTCCCGCTCCCCCACCGCCGGCGTCGCCGCCGTCCGAATCGCAGCCGGCCGCCGGCCCGGACCAGCCCAGCCCATAG
- a CDS encoding DinB family protein — MSDPLVSAILRTWDRQRDYAARLVADLSNADMVSQPVPGVTMNHPAWVFSHISVYPPVLAAILQGQSFEDPIKHRYGRDSRPLNDIAEYPRKAALMDTYLRLHDELARVLEQAESAVLAAPIPLERWKQRFPYVGDAIVHLMIDHESGHLGQVSAWRRAGRRPSV; from the coding sequence ATGAGCGATCCACTAGTCTCAGCGATTCTGCGGACGTGGGACCGTCAACGCGACTATGCGGCGAGGCTTGTCGCGGACCTCTCCAATGCTGACATGGTGTCGCAGCCGGTGCCGGGCGTGACGATGAACCACCCGGCGTGGGTGTTCTCCCACATCAGCGTGTACCCGCCCGTGCTCGCCGCGATCCTGCAGGGGCAGTCGTTCGAGGATCCGATCAAGCATCGGTATGGGCGCGATTCCAGGCCGCTGAACGACATCGCGGAGTATCCGCGCAAGGCGGCGCTGATGGACACGTACTTGCGCTTGCACGACGAGTTGGCACGGGTGCTCGAACAGGCCGAGTCCGCCGTGCTGGCGGCGCCGATTCCGCTGGAACGGTGGAAGCAGAGGTTCCCGTATGTGGGCGATGCGATCGTTCACCTGATGATCGATCACGAGTCGGGGCACCTGGGGCAGGTCAGCGCATGGCGCCGCGCGGGGCGGCGGCCGAGCGTGTGA
- a CDS encoding UDPGP type 1 family protein, giving the protein MPGQTAKAGPTAPTLEAMRARLAEIGQDHVLRFYDSLSPAEAAGLLAQIAQIDLATIPSLVRDFVLGKPATADHSHIEPAPFFPADPLKPHGGTSRTWDAGACRKSGEALLRAGKVACFTVAGGQGSRLGYEGPKGCYPAGAVTNKPLFQMFAEQILAASKRYGHAIPWYIMTSPLNHEATVSFFSERDYFSLPRADVRFFPQGVMPSFDMATGKMLLASPGELATNPDGHGGAVKALQVSGSLADMQRRGIEHLSYFQVDNPLVRCVDPAFLGLHVGAGGSDSSKEVSSKMIPKAYPEEKLGVFCSVHGRVEVIEYSDLPERLLSERTEQGELRFLAGSIAVHLFSVSFLQRLAADAGLRLPYHRAEKKIPHVDLSTGKVVKPSHNNGVKLERFIFDALPMCRRSIVLETDRIEEFAPIKNATGVDSVESCRRIQTQRNARWLAAAGAAIPRTATGEPDCTIEISPLTALEPADVRPPAHAIGPGTSLAL; this is encoded by the coding sequence ATGCCAGGCCAGACCGCCAAAGCGGGCCCGACTGCACCGACCCTCGAAGCCATGCGGGCACGCCTCGCCGAAATCGGCCAGGACCACGTGCTCCGCTTCTACGACTCGCTCTCGCCGGCGGAAGCGGCTGGGCTTCTCGCCCAGATTGCCCAGATCGATCTCGCCACGATTCCTTCGCTTGTGAGGGACTTTGTCCTCGGCAAGCCGGCCACAGCGGACCATTCGCATATCGAACCCGCGCCCTTCTTCCCCGCCGATCCCTTGAAGCCCCACGGCGGAACGTCCCGAACCTGGGATGCCGGCGCCTGCCGCAAGTCCGGCGAAGCCCTGCTCCGCGCCGGCAAGGTCGCCTGCTTTACGGTCGCGGGCGGGCAGGGCTCCCGGCTCGGGTATGAGGGTCCCAAGGGCTGCTATCCCGCCGGCGCCGTTACCAACAAGCCGCTGTTCCAGATGTTCGCCGAGCAGATCCTGGCGGCGTCGAAGCGATACGGGCACGCCATTCCGTGGTACATCATGACCAGCCCGCTGAACCACGAGGCCACCGTCTCGTTCTTCAGCGAGCGGGACTACTTCTCACTGCCCCGGGCCGACGTCCGATTCTTCCCGCAGGGCGTCATGCCCTCCTTCGACATGGCCACCGGCAAGATGCTGCTCGCTTCGCCGGGCGAACTCGCCACCAACCCCGACGGCCACGGCGGCGCCGTCAAGGCCCTGCAGGTCTCCGGCTCGCTCGCCGACATGCAGCGCCGCGGTATCGAGCACCTGTCCTACTTCCAGGTCGACAACCCGCTTGTGCGATGTGTCGACCCCGCGTTCCTCGGCCTCCACGTCGGCGCGGGGGGCTCGGACTCCTCAAAAGAGGTCTCGAGCAAGATGATCCCCAAGGCCTACCCGGAAGAGAAGCTTGGCGTCTTCTGCTCCGTCCACGGCCGGGTCGAGGTAATCGAGTATTCCGACCTCCCGGAGCGGCTGCTCAGCGAGCGGACGGAGCAGGGCGAACTCCGGTTCCTCGCCGGCTCGATCGCGGTCCACCTGTTCTCGGTCAGCTTCCTCCAACGGCTTGCGGCCGATGCCGGCCTGCGCCTCCCGTACCACCGAGCCGAGAAGAAGATCCCGCACGTCGACCTGTCCACCGGCAAGGTCGTCAAGCCATCGCACAACAACGGCGTCAAGCTCGAGCGGTTTATCTTCGATGCGCTGCCGATGTGCAGGCGATCCATTGTCCTGGAGACGGACAGGATCGAGGAGTTCGCCCCGATCAAGAACGCAACCGGCGTGGACAGCGTCGAATCGTGCCGGCGAATCCAGACGCAGCGCAACGCTCGGTGGCTCGCGGCGGCCGGTGCCGCGATACCGCGCACCGCCACGGGCGAGCCGGATTGCACCATCGAAATCAGCCCCCTCACCGCGCTCGAGCCGGCGGATGTCCGCCCCCCGGCCCACGCCATCGGGCCGGGCACGAGCCTCGCCCTGTGA
- a CDS encoding MmgE/PrpD family protein, whose translation MASGHTESKRYLSMDLAEWASGLRYEHLSPAAIRAAKLFLYDSFGCALGGSQQEDAHILLAHHKEMAAAGRGRCTAFVSGFKTNPVDAAFLNGHMIRAMDYNDIYWKADPCHPSDIISGPLALCEYKGLGGKDLIVATVIAYEVEMRLCEAGVPGVREYGWHHATLTAFAAPLAAGRVLGLTPAQHVAAMGISAARTFSPGAVTAGKLTNMKNTVDPWATRMGVESAMLAARGYSGPEHIIDGKEGLYAVFGHVQYKGQAARFDSDKLVGGLPRTRGDHYKIIDCGMKSYPIEALSHAPLTAMMKCVKENGVRAEQVAEIRVEVIARAADILGDPHKYRPDSKETADHSLPYCMAVGLVDGMVTPLQFKEERVMDRGLIPVMDKVKVVANDEFEALFPKFQPSRVTITTTDGRSFSKRVDVPKGDPRDPMTEEEIGVKFTALGQDVVGRQRCAELGRVIMSIENEKTLGRFMRLMTKGGGGGAAKKASRNGRVGSGKRTSSAGRTRPAARVSKTTAAKKKAARR comes from the coding sequence ATGGCCTCCGGCCACACCGAGAGCAAGCGTTACCTGTCGATGGACCTGGCGGAGTGGGCCAGCGGCCTGCGGTACGAGCACCTAAGCCCCGCGGCGATCAGGGCCGCGAAGCTCTTCCTGTACGATTCGTTCGGGTGCGCGCTGGGCGGCAGCCAGCAGGAAGACGCCCACATCCTGCTCGCGCACCACAAGGAGATGGCCGCGGCCGGAAGAGGTCGATGCACGGCGTTCGTGTCGGGGTTCAAGACCAACCCGGTGGATGCGGCGTTCCTAAACGGGCACATGATCCGGGCGATGGACTACAACGACATCTACTGGAAGGCGGACCCGTGCCATCCGAGCGACATCATCTCGGGGCCGCTGGCGCTGTGCGAGTACAAGGGGCTCGGCGGGAAGGACCTGATCGTCGCGACGGTGATTGCGTACGAGGTTGAGATGCGGCTGTGCGAAGCGGGGGTTCCGGGTGTGCGGGAGTACGGCTGGCACCACGCGACGCTGACGGCGTTCGCGGCGCCGCTCGCCGCGGGGCGGGTGCTGGGGCTGACGCCGGCGCAGCACGTCGCGGCGATGGGGATCAGCGCGGCGCGCACGTTCTCTCCCGGGGCGGTGACGGCGGGCAAGCTCACGAACATGAAGAACACGGTGGACCCGTGGGCGACGCGGATGGGCGTGGAGTCTGCAATGCTCGCGGCGCGCGGGTATTCCGGGCCGGAGCACATCATCGACGGCAAGGAGGGGCTGTACGCGGTGTTCGGCCACGTGCAGTACAAGGGACAGGCGGCGCGGTTTGATTCGGACAAGCTGGTCGGCGGGCTGCCGCGGACCCGCGGTGATCACTACAAGATCATCGACTGCGGGATGAAGTCGTACCCGATCGAGGCGCTGTCGCACGCGCCGCTGACGGCGATGATGAAGTGCGTGAAGGAGAACGGCGTCCGGGCCGAGCAGGTGGCGGAGATCCGGGTGGAGGTCATCGCCCGCGCGGCGGACATCCTCGGCGATCCGCACAAGTACCGCCCGGATTCGAAGGAAACGGCGGACCACTCGCTGCCGTATTGCATGGCGGTGGGGCTGGTCGACGGGATGGTGACTCCGCTGCAGTTCAAGGAGGAGCGGGTGATGGACCGGGGCCTGATCCCGGTGATGGACAAGGTGAAGGTGGTGGCGAACGACGAGTTTGAGGCGCTGTTCCCGAAGTTCCAGCCCAGCCGCGTGACGATCACGACGACGGACGGGCGGTCGTTCTCCAAGCGGGTGGATGTGCCCAAGGGCGACCCGCGGGATCCGATGACCGAGGAGGAGATCGGCGTCAAGTTCACGGCGCTGGGGCAGGATGTGGTGGGGAGGCAACGCTGCGCGGAGTTGGGCCGGGTGATCATGTCGATCGAGAACGAGAAGACCCTGGGGAGGTTCATGCGGCTGATGACGAAAGGGGGCGGCGGGGGTGCCGCCAAAAAGGCGTCGCGCAACGGGCGGGTCGGTTCAGGGAAGAGGACGTCGTCGGCGGGTCGCACGCGGCCGGCCGCACGGGTTTCAAAGACGACGGCGGCCAAGAAGAAGGCGGCCCGTCGCTAA
- a CDS encoding HEAT repeat domain-containing protein yields MVVAGATAAGTGCGGPSAGGGKSLSDGQDPGTIAADPVARTQLREQAIVILLEETTSSRPDCRAMSLEALNRTPGRLKTVLPKALADPNLGVRAVAATAVGRSRLTEQIDNVQPLLVDPSPMVRISALYAMRRCDESFDPTPMSIYLTDNNPRVRAQAAFLIGDLGDPSALGMLTEAARDSMPRASAGEVRLAQLQIAEARVKLGDNTAVDEIRAALYPSRPEDLEATALAAQIIGEVNDKGAIDQLVFLTARIDETKRPMPAEVRLAAAGSLAKLGLPRGSFIASEHVKDTNPAIRAQAAYVFGETGQAANLTPLSQMLEDPDEQVRLSAAYAIVKITDRLSVGPGPAAKGT; encoded by the coding sequence ATGGTTGTAGCAGGGGCGACCGCGGCCGGGACCGGCTGTGGGGGTCCGAGTGCCGGAGGGGGCAAGTCGCTGTCGGATGGACAGGATCCGGGGACCATCGCGGCGGACCCCGTCGCCCGCACGCAGCTCCGGGAACAGGCGATCGTCATCCTGTTGGAGGAGACGACGTCCTCGCGGCCGGACTGTCGAGCGATGTCCCTTGAGGCCCTGAATCGGACGCCGGGCCGGCTTAAGACCGTGCTCCCCAAGGCCCTTGCGGATCCCAATCTCGGGGTGCGGGCGGTCGCCGCGACCGCGGTTGGGCGGTCGCGACTAACCGAGCAGATCGACAACGTGCAACCGCTCCTCGTGGACCCGTCTCCGATGGTGAGGATCAGCGCGCTGTATGCGATGCGGCGGTGCGACGAGTCGTTCGACCCGACGCCGATGTCGATCTACCTGACCGACAACAACCCGAGGGTCAGGGCCCAGGCGGCGTTCCTGATCGGGGACCTGGGTGACCCATCGGCGCTCGGCATGCTGACCGAGGCGGCCCGGGACTCCATGCCGCGGGCTTCAGCGGGGGAGGTGCGGCTGGCCCAGCTGCAGATCGCCGAGGCGCGGGTCAAGCTGGGCGACAACACGGCCGTGGACGAGATTCGGGCTGCTCTCTACCCCAGTCGCCCCGAGGACCTGGAGGCCACCGCGCTGGCGGCGCAGATCATCGGCGAGGTCAACGACAAGGGGGCGATCGACCAACTGGTGTTCCTGACGGCCCGGATCGACGAGACCAAGAGGCCCATGCCGGCTGAGGTGCGTCTGGCGGCCGCGGGCTCGCTGGCCAAACTGGGCCTGCCCCGGGGCTCGTTTATCGCCTCGGAACACGTGAAGGACACGAATCCGGCAATCCGGGCCCAGGCGGCGTATGTCTTCGGTGAGACCGGACAGGCGGCCAACCTCACGCCCCTTTCCCAGATGCTGGAGGACCCTGATGAGCAGGTCCGGCTCTCGGCGGCGTACGCGATCGTGAAGATCACGGACCGGCTCTCGGTGGGCCCGGGGCCTGCTGCGAAGGGAACCTGA
- the lnt gene encoding apolipoprotein N-acyltransferase: MPDADTKLGRDPGAWLLSWWAVVGAGLLSGLLTVLAFPPVGVWPLAPLAIAPLALVGIAAGRGPSRRLRVAILIVVGLLPARFFEERWLIEVTPVGYPLLAAYMASFGGAFAWMLAIVVRAIPRAPACVVVPILWVGLEVLRGEVLLTGYAWFLVGHPLIEWPALAAPAAVAGAYFVSFLVAALVGAGIDAIGLSGGSARIGGLCAGAVVVAWVGIGAWGWHQGRPAEGGRVAQLAVVQTNVPTDNKLGWTLGSRLQDFARFCELTRLAAPAADVIIWPETMFPVDGLNPEALRVMHEGGLGWEGESPGEPFTPMAAFADVLLKFQKSLGVPMIVGATRIEGMRIEREAGALRVRHRAKFNSAVLLDDGAISASTYDKMRLTPFGEMIPYVWRWPALQNWVLGIGARGMEFTLASGRSPEVIRFRIRPGGEEVSLATPICFEVTRSSLCRLLAYENGRPRVDALVNLSNDGWFGSAWGGREQHLQVARWRCVELGLPMVRSVNTGISADIDSHGTLVKQGPDGADSPAFTDGVLNATVPIGVEHRGTVFGRIGNLFAWVTLVGAAGLWGYGLTSGWRARRGGRNKP; the protein is encoded by the coding sequence ATGCCCGATGCGGATACGAAGTTAGGTCGAGATCCGGGGGCGTGGCTGCTCTCGTGGTGGGCCGTGGTGGGAGCGGGACTGCTCTCAGGGCTGTTGACCGTGCTCGCCTTCCCGCCGGTGGGCGTTTGGCCGCTGGCTCCGCTGGCGATCGCGCCGCTGGCCCTGGTCGGGATCGCCGCGGGGCGCGGGCCGTCGCGCCGATTGCGGGTTGCAATCCTGATCGTCGTCGGCTTGCTGCCGGCGCGGTTTTTCGAAGAGCGATGGCTGATTGAGGTGACGCCTGTCGGGTACCCGCTGCTCGCGGCCTACATGGCCTCGTTCGGCGGCGCGTTCGCGTGGATGCTGGCGATCGTCGTCCGTGCGATCCCTCGTGCCCCGGCGTGCGTTGTTGTCCCCATTCTCTGGGTCGGGCTCGAAGTCCTTCGGGGCGAGGTGCTGCTGACGGGGTACGCGTGGTTCCTGGTGGGGCATCCGCTTATTGAGTGGCCGGCCCTCGCAGCGCCCGCCGCGGTGGCCGGGGCGTACTTCGTGTCGTTCCTCGTTGCAGCCCTTGTCGGGGCAGGGATCGACGCGATCGGCTTGTCCGGCGGTTCCGCGCGAATCGGCGGCCTGTGCGCCGGCGCGGTGGTTGTCGCGTGGGTCGGCATCGGCGCCTGGGGGTGGCACCAGGGCCGCCCGGCAGAAGGCGGCAGGGTGGCGCAGCTCGCGGTTGTTCAGACCAACGTGCCCACCGACAACAAGCTCGGGTGGACATTGGGATCTCGCCTGCAGGACTTTGCAAGGTTCTGCGAGTTGACCCGCCTGGCGGCGCCCGCGGCGGACGTCATCATCTGGCCGGAGACGATGTTCCCTGTCGACGGCCTGAACCCCGAGGCTCTGCGAGTCATGCACGAGGGAGGGCTTGGATGGGAGGGAGAATCGCCGGGCGAGCCATTCACGCCGATGGCGGCGTTCGCGGATGTGCTGCTCAAGTTCCAGAAGTCTCTTGGGGTGCCGATGATCGTCGGGGCGACGCGCATCGAAGGGATGCGGATCGAGCGGGAGGCGGGGGCGCTCCGGGTCCGGCACCGGGCGAAGTTCAACAGCGCGGTGCTGCTGGACGACGGGGCGATCTCGGCATCGACCTACGACAAGATGCGGCTCACGCCGTTTGGCGAGATGATCCCGTACGTATGGCGGTGGCCGGCGCTGCAGAACTGGGTCCTGGGCATAGGCGCCAGGGGGATGGAGTTCACCCTGGCGTCGGGCAGAAGTCCTGAGGTCATCCGTTTCCGGATCAGGCCCGGTGGGGAGGAGGTAAGCCTGGCCACGCCGATCTGCTTCGAGGTGACACGGTCGAGCCTGTGCCGGCTGCTTGCGTACGAGAACGGGCGCCCCCGCGTGGACGCCCTCGTGAACCTCAGCAACGACGGGTGGTTCGGCTCGGCTTGGGGAGGGAGGGAACAGCACCTCCAGGTCGCCCGATGGCGCTGCGTTGAACTGGGGCTGCCGATGGTGCGATCGGTCAATACCGGGATCTCAGCCGACATCGACTCCCACGGAACACTGGTCAAGCAGGGCCCGGACGGGGCGGACTCGCCCGCCTTCACAGACGGGGTGTTGAACGCGACCGTGCCGATCGGTGTCGAGCATCGAGGGACTGTCTTCGGGAGAATCGGCAATCTCTTCGCGTGGGTGACACTGGTGGGCGCGGCGGGGCTGTGGGGGTACGGTCTGACATCCGGCTGGCGGGCACGGCGAGGCGGGCGGAACAAGCCGTGA